The genomic DNA TTCCGGCGCCTGCTGCTCGAACTCAAGTCCACCGGCGCCACCGTGATCATCAACTCGCACCAGCTCGACGAGGTCGAGCGGCTGTGCGATCGCGTGGCGTTCGTGCGCGGCGGACAGGTGCAGTCGATCGAGACCGTGAGCGCCGGCGCCGAGCTGCGGCGCGTGCTGGCGGTGCGCTGGGCGGGCGGCGCCGCCGGCATCGACCAGGCGCGGCTGGCCGCGGCCGCCGCGCAGGCCGGCGCCGCGCTCGCGAGCGTCGCGCCGCCGACCGCGCGCTTCAGCGTCGCCGACGATGCCGGCGCCACGCGATTGCTGCAGGCGCTGCTCGGCGCCGGCGTTCCGATCGTCGAGGCCGCGCCCGAAGGCGGTCGGCTCGAGAGGTTGTTCGAGTCGCCGTCCGGCGCCGCAGGTGCTCCGCCGGCGGGAGGCACGTCGTGAACGCCACGCTGTTCGTCACCGCGCTGCGCCAGCGCTTCACCAGCCCGATCCGACTGGTGCTGGTCGCCGCGGTGTTCGCGTTTCCGCTGATGTTCATGCTGTTCTTTCCGCAGATCGGCCTGCACGCGATCCAGAGCGGAACGTTGTACGCATTCCTGCTCGGCGCCGGCCTGATCGGCCAGGAGACCAGCTCGGGCGTGATGCAACTCCTGTTCGCGCGGCCGGTCCGGCGCTGGGAATACGTCACCAGCCGGTGGCTCGCGATCGCCGCGGCGATCGCAGGGCTGGTCGCGGCCCAGATCGCGCTCGCGTCCTTGATCCTGCTCGCGCGCGGCGCCGCTCCCGATCTCGCCGACGTCCTGTTCAGCTTCGGCGACCAGGTGCTGCCGGCGCTCGCCACGCTCAGTGTGCTGGTGCTCTTCTCATCGCTGATCTCCGGGATCGGCGACGTCGCCGCCATCATCCTGTCCTTCATCAGCGGACAGGTCCTGCAGGCGATGGGCCAGTTCACCCGGCACGAGTCGGTGACGCGCGCAGGACAGGAGATCATTCGCTTCGTGGCCCCGCAGATCTCGCTGGAGGCCGTCCACGGCCTCGACTCGGTGCCGTGGTTCGAGTGGGTGTCGTACCTCTCGACCATCAGCCTGTGTCTGGCCGTCGCGGTGTTGCTGATCAACGCGCGGGAGATCTCGTATGCCTCGGAGTGAGCGCGGCGGCCCCACCC from Candidatus Sulfotelmatobacter sp. includes the following:
- a CDS encoding ABC transporter permease subunit — its product is MNATLFVTALRQRFTSPIRLVLVAAVFAFPLMFMLFFPQIGLHAIQSGTLYAFLLGAGLIGQETSSGVMQLLFARPVRRWEYVTSRWLAIAAAIAGLVAAQIALASLILLARGAAPDLADVLFSFGDQVLPALATLSVLVLFSSLISGIGDVAAIILSFISGQVLQAMGQFTRHESVTRAGQEIIRFVAPQISLEAVHGLDSVPWFEWVSYLSTISLCLAVAVLLINAREISYASE